A stretch of DNA from Xyrauchen texanus isolate HMW12.3.18 chromosome 31, RBS_HiC_50CHRs, whole genome shotgun sequence:
cactcaacttctttggtcgaccatggcgaggcctgttctgagtggaacttgtcctgttaaaccgctgtatggtcttggccaccgtgctgcagctcagtatcagggtcttggcaattttcttatagcctaggccatctttatgtagagcaacaattattttttttccagatcctcagagagttctttgccatgaggtaccagtttgagggagtgtgagagcgatgacaccaaattgaacacacctgctccccattcacacctgagacgtTGTAaaactaacgagtcacatgactccggggagggaaaatggctaattgggctcaatttggacatttttacttaggggtgtactcaattttgttgccagcggtttacacattaatggctgtgtgttgagttatttttaggggacagcaaattgacagttatacaagctgtacactcactactttacattgtagcaaagcaTCATtccttcagtgttgtcacatgaaaagttataatcaaatatttacaaaaatgtgaggagtgtactcacttttgtgagatactatatATAAGGGTTCAATTTGATTTCTTTGTGACATTTGTCTCTCTTGAGTTTAATTTGAATGTGTTTATTctagagctgatggaagtgaaagaggaacgTCATGAGCTGAATGAAGTGGAAgagaaacatcatgatttcagaactggagaaaaatctttgagttgctctcagtgtggaaaaggTTTCAAAGATAAAAGAAACCTTAATAAGCATACAATGATTCATACTGGAGTGAAgccttacacatgccatcagtgtggaaaaggttTCACAAGTAAAGAACATTTTACTGTGCACacaagaattcacactggagagaagccttacacgtgTCAACAGTGTGGAAAAGGTTTCAGACGTAAAGATCACCTTAAAATTCACACAAGAGTTCACAAAAAGAAGTCTTACACGTGCCAACTGTGTGAAAAAGGTTTTGCATGTAAAGAAAGTCTTAATCTGCACACaataattcacactggagagaggcctttcacatgctctcagtgtggaaaaggTTTCAAAACTAAAAGAAACCTTACGAAGCACACAaggattcatactggagagaaaccttacacgtgTCAACAGTGTGGAAAAGATTTCAGATGTAAAGATCACCTTAATCTGCACACAAGAGTTCACACTAAGCTTTACATGTGCCAACTGTGTGGAAAAGGTTTTGCATGTAAGGGAAGTCTTGATATGCACAcaagagttcacactggagagaagcctttcacatgctctcagtgtggaaaaggTTTTATAGACAAAGGAAGTCTTAATAAGCACACAAGGATTCATTCTGGGGAGAAGCCTTACACGTGTCATctgtgtgaaaagagtttcatcGATAAAGGAAGCCTTAACAAGCACAGAaggattcatactggagagaaaccttacacgtgTCAACAGTGTGGAAAACGTTTCAGACGTAAAGATCACCTTAATCTGCACACAAGAGTTCACACAAAGTCTCACGCGTGTCAACTGTGTGAAAAAGTCTTTGCATGTAAAGAAAGTCTTGAAGTGCACAcaaaaattcacactggagagctGACCTTTTatatgctctcagtgtggaaaaggATTCAAACGTAGAGGACGCTATAATCTGCACACAAAATTTCACACAAAGCCTCACACGTGCCAACAGTGTGGAAAAGATTTTGTATATGCAGCTAGCCTCACACATCATCTCCTTTGTCACTCTGGAGAAAGGccatttaaatgtgataaatgtgataaaacatttgttgtaGAATCAGTTCTAAAACAACATCTGAAAttgcacacaaataaatgttctttttgtggaaagagttttgcacaccTGTCCTATTTTAAACGGCACCAGAAAATACATTACGGTGCCGGGATGAATAAGTGCTCTGATTGTGGGAAGACCTACACAACAGCCACCCACTTGAAAGAACATCAGCGAATTCATTCTGGAGAAAAACCTTTTATGTGCTCGTACTGTGGAAAGACTTTCACTCGGTCAGAACatctgaaaaaacatgagaggattcacaccggagagaaaccatacaagtgctcacactgtggaaagagtttcactctgtcacaAAACATGAAAGCTcacgagagaatccatactggagaaaaaccatacCATTGCTCTTCATGTGGAAAAGGTTTCAACCGATCAGGTCATCTACAGCAACATGTCAAACATAATTGCCCAACTAGTCACAGTGACCAAGAATCATCTTCAGGTCCAACGATATCAAGCAAATAGTTTGAAATTCAGATAAACCCAAGGATGGAATTTCTCCCAAAAGGGCTGCACCATTTAAAGGCTCGAGTTTTTCTGCATTCCGGATCGCCTTGCACACGGTCGAGTGATCAGCCTTTCAACAAGTACTCTTTTGACATCATGCAAATACAAACATGtttgacacatgcacactatgactgctttATAATACTCTTTAGTGCAGTACGGTCAACGACATTTCGAATGAGGTGTACAGACAAGGCCCAGAGtggctatctgagttaccgtagccttccTACAGGTTgacccagtctggccattctttgttgacctctctcatcatcaaggcattttcatccacagaacttgTTTTTGGAGTAAAAAGGAGACGGTTGTgtatgaaaataccaggagatcagcagttaaaagaaatactcaatccaacccatctggcaccaacaatcatgccacggtccaaatcactgtgatGCATTTTTTCCCCTATTCTGATTtttgatgtgagcattaactgaagctcattacccaggctgattagataatggcatgaataagtaggtgtacaggatttcccaataaagtgctccgtaaatgtgcttttaagtagttttttttttatagttttgagATGTTTGCATGcaagttatttcattttaatgttcaaTATGACAATTGAGAACTTGCTTGGAGAGGTTGTTGGATAAATAAAAGGCCACCATGGTTTCAAATGCTATAACTTTAGATTGCTTTTTACTATCAACACAATTTTGCAATAAATTTGATGACCTTCCATTCTTACTGTCTAAAAGGTATAATGTCAAACATCAATAGTAACAGCAGTTTATTTTTATCACTCTTTATGTGTTTTGTTAGAAATTCTGTAGCATGACAGTCTCTAAGCATGTTCCTAGtatattttcattacattttaaaaggtttTCTATAAATTGATACCATGCAATTGACGCTCTTAAGTTCACAAGTTCTTAGTTTTGGGTATGCCATTAATATGCCTTAAGCACTGGAGTTGTTGAGCCAAGTTAAAAAAATCATGGCAACATGATGCAGTATGATTTATTTAATTCTCAACAACTGTCCTCAATCTGTAAAATGTAACTAGTTGACCTTTCTAAGGAGATGCACCAGTGGCTGTCTAAACCTGCAGGGCATTATTGCCAGCCAAACCTCCGCCAGTGCCTTCAGTCTTCCAGCTATGGTGTTATCAGCAGGGAACCACCATCTCAGATGTTTTGCCCCATTAATCTCGCAACATCTCTTAGTGATTGGGAGCAGTCAGGAATGTCTCCCTGCCACCCCCCCACAGCTGGACACCAGATCATTTCTAATGCTACTTGTTCTTGCATTTCCATAGTTCAGCAGAAATAATTCTTCCCCACCCCTTTTCCTCTCCCACATACTACCTCATCACATATTCAATTGTTTGCTATGTTTACTTCCTCACTTCTGCACTCCCCACTTTTCATCCTTTCTTAAACATTACCAGAAAACCCCTTTCTCAGATTCCTCTGCATTTCCTTCAGAGACTTCTTCAACACTGATCCAATGATACCAATGTTTTTCAGTAGATGTGCCATTAATCTTCCCATAAATCCTTGACACCTGACCTCCACAGGGTAAGTTGCGATTCTTGATCCATTTTCtagatcagcatattttagtttCTTCCTTTTGTAGTCTGCCTCCAGCCCCTCTTCTCGTGGAACAGTAAGCTATGACTTTTCTAGCTGATGCCGACCAGAAGACCAAATCTGGCCTCAAGGAGTTAATGGTTAAAAGtaggtaaatttttttttataggtaaTTTCAAAAGGACATTTCATCTGCTGGCCAAGTTGACCACCATTGATCCAGGTGCAAGGATTGATCTTGCTTCCCTCTGAGCAGTGCCTTTCTAACAAACTCAGTTAACTTCCTCTGAGAAGCATGATGGCCTTTATTTGCCTTTACACACCTTTATGATCTCTGCCAACTTTGGCAGGACCTGATCCTGTTGCCACCTGCCTTAAACCCAGCCAGAATTTGCTGCTGATTTGCTCTTGGGGCCTCACAGAGGGATATCTATCCTCTTTGCCATACCACAAAGACACATTTCCAGGGCTTGGAAAAGTATATACACCCTCTTATTAGAAAACATAGCTTGGGGCCTTGGGTACCTTCAACAAGTCTGCCTATCCTTAAACTATCTGATGTACCCTGCCATACTGTCCAGTGCCCTTGCTGCGGCTGGCTGACTGCTTGAATCATGTACACTTGCTCTTCCATCTTAGATACGTCTGTCACTACCGTTGCTTTCCTCTGTTTTCAAGAGGCTGCTGACCATAGTTTGGGAGTCATACCCCATCCAATGCCTGCTCTTCCTGATTGGGTTCTTCAAACAATCTTTTGTTACTTGTGTCTTGAAACTGCCCTGTTTACAACCTGCTTGAATGTGGGCTTGAGCCTGGTCTTCTCCTGCTTGTAGCTCAGAGTTATTAACTTCAGTGGCAGTTGTAAGGCATTTCTTTCAAACAACGCTGCAGCTGAAAGATCTAACTGCTGGCCTTTGCGTCCATCTTGCTACTGCGGCTGCAGTGATCTCACGACATTTTGAGTGGCCACATCAGGCAATGATACAGTGTAAATTGGTAACACTAGActatagctgtgtcccaaataatacactatgcacttacaaaatgtaCAGTGCACTCAGTTATGTAGTGTATATAAAGGCATAAGAGAAATTATGTCTGGATTCTAGGTTAGCCATATGGCAAATTGGATTCTACTCAGTACTACTTGGTGCACTTAAATCTGCACTATTGTAAAGTATAAAGTATAATTGAGTGAGAATACTGgcaggctccaagttcaccaaGCCTAAACAAGCTTCCAGACACACGATAAGATACATTTACCTTAGCTTTGTACAACCCTGAGTTGTCtaaatgtatttatcacactaTATATGCCACAGAATATGAGGATCTGAAAAACATGGAGGAGTCTGCTAAAATTTTGTGGAATGACAGTAAgtatttttccacctgagatttcatcattcataattcagataatatatataaattttaggGGCGTCTCTAGACCTAGGCTGAGGGGGCTGTAGCCCTGGATCTTTTCTGGATAGCCCAAATGTTTCGGAGGCACAAGAGTGAAAGTAAACTAGCAATTAAAAAGACTATACTGTAGTTGTGATTATTTATAGCAGTAGCTCCCAAACCAGGGGCTGGGCACATTTGATTCTTTCTACAGGACTGATGGATCCAAGTTTGTCATTATGGAGCACAATGTGGTGAGGAATGTACCATGAATCACTGGAATTGGCTGCTTCTACACTGGTTATTCGTATTGCTAACCTGACTCAAGTTTGTGTATCTCACATTTTTGCCAGGTCAGGATTATTAATGAGTCGACGTTCTGtagctcttaaaagagccatgacAACGTTGGGTGGTGCCTGGAGTTTAGCCGCTTCTCCCTTTATGAAGTAGTGGGGTAGCATAACGGGTTGCACCATCAACTGCAACATGTTCTATTTTCTCCTCCAACATGGCAAGTGCAGCTTTATCTTGTCTGGAGCAGAATACTTTCTCATTTCTCGGTGGCAGTATGTCAAGCTGCCACAACTGATAAACATGTTGACATAACTCTTGCATAGGAGAAAGGAATGTGGTGTGGAGGCATGAGCTTACATTTGAGGGTTGCTGAAGAAAGGCTGTTGGCCCTTGAACTGTCCAGCCAAGCAGTGTGTGTGTAGCACTATAGGGCTACCAAGCTGACCCATATGGATTATGCAGTTTGGTGTGATTAGCTGTGGATAATCTGAACCTATTATAGTAGCAAAGGCTGCACTTTAGTGAAACCTTTCAATGGGATGTTCCTTAAGTGTCCATATCTTCTTTTCAGTGAGTCCACTGGGCAAGACTGATCAGCAAGGTTGAGCTCTTCAGCTGTGAATGCCCTTTGAATTTGATGTATTACATTTGGGTGTGATCGGGCAGATACCGCAAAGGAGACTGTGTTTCCTCATGGCTGAACAAGGTCTTGTCTTATTATTCTGAGAGTCAAAAGTTTCCTCAGATCCTTTCAAGCCCAGATGTTTGACTGCTGCTGGCAGGATAATTGCTCTTTCATTTTTTCTTGTGTATCCATGAATGTTTTACCACTGCTGAGTCTGACAACTTTCAACATCATTCTGCCTGAATGACTAGCCTGATCCAAGTAAACCTAAGAAGTGGTTGTGCTAACTGCGAGTATGCTTTGGTTTTCCACAGTAACTGCAACTTCATGCAGAACAGGCAGATAGAGTCTTCCACAGGTAGAGCAAGTTTTCTTGAGGGT
This window harbors:
- the LOC127625283 gene encoding protein krueppel-like → MNKCSDCGKTYTTATHLKEHQRIHSGEKPFMCSYCGKTFTRSEHLKKHERIHTGEKPYKCSHCGKSFTLSQNMKAHERIHTGEKPYHCSSCGKGFNRSGHLQQHVKHNCPTSHSDQESSSGPTISSK
- the LOC127625282 gene encoding gastrula zinc finger protein XlCGF57.1-like, translated to MFIMREQVDVIHAGEQQMLQTPVQMCSVKLLDCRNLMKMEGEIKLEDQQSDDDDDFIPSELMEVKEERHELNEVEEKHHDFRTGEKSLSCSQCGKGFKDKRNLNKHTMIHTGVKPYTCHQCGKGFTSKEHFTVHTRIHTGEKPYTCQQCGKGFRRKDHLKIHTRVHKKKSYTCQLCEKGFACKESLNLHTIIHTGERPFTCSQCGKGFKTKRNLTKHTRIHTGEKPYTCQQCGKDFRCKDHLNLHTRVHTKLYMCQLCGKGFACKGSLDMHTRVHTGEKPFTCSQCGKGFIDKGSLNKHTRIHSGEKPYTCHLCEKSFIDKGSLNKHRRIHTGEKPYTCQQCGKRFRRKDHLNLHTRVHTKSHACQLCEKVFACKESLEVHTKIHTGELTFYMLSVWKRIQT